The Pyrenophora tritici-repentis strain M4 chromosome 2, whole genome shotgun sequence genome window below encodes:
- a CDS encoding REB1, Myb superfamily protein, whose amino-acid sequence MLRGPAPPLKLRLEQKASQNRPLDKSPARKQVKWTPKEDNQVIKLRGEKMRWADIAKQLPGRNPLSCRLRYQNYLEKRVNWDEETKSKLARLYAQLKDQMWQKIATEMSVPWRSAESMHWQLGEQEMSARANGIVFQLHPAGIITGISPLPEAPVRSTFVSHGFPPANASQSMPNPSPMPPQLHQVPPPMFQPPMLQPPMHGYYHQ is encoded by the exons ATGCTAAGAGGACCTGCGCCGCCCCTGAAATTACGCTTAGAACAAAAAGCCTCTCAAAATCGGCCACTCGACAAGAGTCCAGCCAGGAAACAGGTCAAATGGACACCAAAGGAGGACAATCAGGTCATCAAGCTACGGGGTGAGAAAATGAGGTGGGCCGACATCGCGAAACAATTACCCGGGAGAAACCCCCTATCCTGCAGACTACGGTACCAGAACTACCTTGAGAAGCGAGTCAACTGGGACGAGGAGACGAAAAGTAAACTCGCAAGACTCTACGCTCA ATTGAAAGATCAAATGTGGCAAAAGATTGCTACAGAGATGAGTGTTCCCTGGCGGTCTGCCGAGTCGATGCACTGGCAGCTCGGAGAGCAAGAGATGAGTGCGCGTGCGAACGGAATAGTATTTCAGCTTCACCCAGCTGGAATTATTACAGGCATAAGCCCACTACCGGAAGCGCCCGTTAGATCTACCTTTGTCTCGCATGGCTTCCCACCTGCAAACGCCTCTCAGTCGATGCCAAACCCGTCGCCGATGCCGCCGCAGCTGCACCAAGTGCCTCCGCCAATGTTCCAACCCCCGATGCTCCAACCCCCGATGCATGGCTACTATCATCAGTGA